The Streptomyces sp. NBC_00102 genome segment TCCCGGTGGGCGACCCGAGTTTCCCGGTCAAGGGGATCGGGTCGACCGTGAAGTGGGACACCGCGCGGGCGGACGCGCTGTTCCGGACGCTGCGCGAGGACAAGCCGCTCACCTCGGCGAAGCCGGCCGCCGCCCCCGCGGAGGCGAAGGCGACGGTGGTGGACGTGGCGCCCCAGCAGATCCGGGTCCAGGTCTACAACGGCACCCCGCACGCCGGTCTCGGCAAGAAGCTGGACGCCGCCCTGCGCGCCACCGGCTTCAACACCACCACGGCACCCCTCAACGGCACCGTCCGCGATCTGGCGCGGACCCTGATCACCTACGACCCGCGCTGGGACCGTTCGGCGAAGTCGCTGGCCGCGGCACTGCCCGGCAGCGAGCTGCGGGCGGTGGCCGGCCAGGGCGCCACGCTGAAGGTGACGGCGGGCGCGGACTGGACGGCGGTGCTGCCGGTGCGGGCGGAGACCGTGCCCCGGGGCACCTTCCACGCCGTCACGGGCGACGAGGTCGTCTGCCCCTGAGACGGTCGTCCGGTCCCGGGCCGCGGTCGTCCCGTCCTGAGCCGCGGTCGTCCCGTCCTGACCCGCGGTCGTCCGGTCCTGTGGGCCGCGGTCGTCCGGTCCTGGGCCGCGCGGCCCGTACGACCGCCCCGTCGGGGTCAGCCCTCGTCGATGCCGTCCGCGGCGCGCTTCTCGCGCAGCTCCTTGATCGCGCGGCGCCGGGCCAGCCGGTGCGTACGGCGGATCTGGGCCTCCTGGTGGCGCCGCTTGTCGCGCTCGGTGGTGGGGATCACCGGCGGTACGGGACGGGGGCGGCCGTCCGCGTCGACGGCGGCGAACACGAGGTAGGCGCTGCCGACCTGCTGGGCGGGGGTGGACTCGTTCCACCGCTCGGCCATCACCCGCACCCCGACCTCCATCGAGGAGCGGCCCGTCCAGTTCACCTGGGCGCGTACGTGCACGAGGTCACCGACCCGGACCGGCTCCAGGAACACCATCTCGTCCATCGAGGCGGTCACGGCGGGTCCGCCCGAGTGCCGGCCGGCCACGGCACCGGCCGCGTCGTCCACCAGCTTCATGATCACGCCGCCGTGCACCGTGCCCAGGAGGTTGGTGTCGCTGCCGGTCATGATGTGGCTGAGGGTGGTGCGGGACGCCTCGGTCGGCTTGCCGGGGATGTCACCGACGCCGTCACCGCCCTCGGGGCTGGTTCCGTCCTCGGGGCGATTGGCCAGTTTTGTCATGTCGTCCACTGTATGCGGCCGATGCCTGACCGAATTTGCATCAGCTTCGCAACAGCCCTGAACCGTTTCTTCTCACACCCTGTAATACCCGCACCCTGGCGCGGCAGACTGGTGTCCATGAGTGACAGGCCCGGATGGACCGACGACAGCGACCGCTACGGCCGGGGCAGCAGCGCCCCCGAGCCCGAGGGCGCGCGCTCCATGCGCCGTGTCCAGCGGCCCCCCGCCCCGCAGAGGGCGCCCCAGGTGCCGCCGCAGATACCCGGACGGGCACCGGGGCAGCACCAGGGGCAGGGACGCCAGGGGTACGGCACCCCCGAGGCCCCCCGGCGCGACCCGTACGGCCAGGGCGACCCGTACGGCCAGGGCGGCCAGGCGGCGCCCGGGTACGACGGCGCGTACGACAGCGGCTACAACACGGGCCAGGTCTACGGCTCGCCCCAGGGCCCCGGCCAGGGACCGGGCCACGGGCCCGGCGGCGGCGGCCACGGCGGACGCGGCGGTGACGGCGGTTACGTCCAGGGCCGGCCCGCGCCGGACTGGCGGCGCCGGATCAAGATCGGCGCGCTGGCCCTGGTGGTCGTCGTGCTGGCGGTCTCCGTCTCCACGTACTTCTGGGCGGACTCCAAGCTCAAGCGCGAGGTCGACCTCTCCAAGGTGATCGACCGCCCGGCCGAGGGGGAGGGCACCAACTACCTGATCGTCGGGTCCGACAGCCGCGAGGGCATGTCGGCAGCGGAGAAGAAGGAGCTGCACACCGGCTCCGCCGAGGGCAAGCGCACCGACTCGATGATGATCCTGCACAACGGGTCGAACGGGCCGACGCTGGTCTCGCTCCCCCGTGACTCGAACGTGGAGATCCCCTCGTTCGTCGGGTCCGAGTCGGGCAAGAAGTACGAGGGCACCGGCCGGACGGTGAAGCTGAACGCCGCGTACGCCGAGGACGGCCCGGAGCTGCTGGTGCGGACCGTCGAGTACAACACCGGGCTGCACATCGACCACTACGTCGAGATCGGCTTCGGCGGCTTCGCCAAGATCGTGGACGCCATCGGCGGTGTCGAGCTCGACATCCCGAAGGCCTTCAAGGACAAGAACTCCGGCGCCGACTTCCAGGCGGGCAAGCAGACCCTCAACGGTGAGCAGTCCCTCGCCTTCGTCCGTACCCGCTACGCGTTCGCGGGCAGCGACCTGGACCGTACGAAGAACCAGCAGAAGTTCCTCGCGGCCCTCGCGAGCCAGACGGCGACCCCGTCCACGCTGATCAACCCGTTCAAGCTCTACCCGGTGCTGGGCGCGGGCCTGGACACCCTCGTGGTGGACAAGGACATGTCGCTCTGGTCGCTGGCCCGGATGTTCTTCGCGATGAAGGGCGTCACCGGCGGCGACGGTACGTCGATGAACATCCCGCTCTCCGGGCAGAGCACCAGCGGCGGCAATCTCATCTGGGACAAGGCGAAGGTCAAGCAGCTCGTGGAGCAGCTGAAGAACGACGACAAGGTGACGGTCACCGGCAACTGACCGCACCGGACGCACGTGGGCCGGGACCCCGCTCGGGGTCCCGGCCCACGTGCGTCCGGCGTACTTCTCCGCCGGGGGTCAGTTGAAGCCGAAGCCCCGGGGCAGCGGCTCCTGGTGGAAGAGCCGGGCGGGGACGGCCGCGGCGAGTGCCGCGTAGCCCGCCGGGTTCAGGTGCAGGTGGTCGGCGTCGGAGTAGGCGGGCAGAAGCTCGCGCGGGTTCTGGGGGTCGCGGGCCGCCTTGTCGAAGTCCACGACGCTGTCGAACCGGCCGCTGGTGCGGATCCAGGCGTTGACCTTCTGCCGGGCCTGCTCGCGGTAGCCGTCCGGGTCGTCGTACGGGTCGTTGCCGCCGAAGGGCGTCAGCGTCGCGCCGTAGACCCGGATGCCCTGGGTGTGCGCCCGGACGATGATCTGGTCGTAGGCGGCGATGAGGTCGTCGGCCGTCCGCTGCTGGACGGCCTCGGTCGCCTCGGCCGTACCGATGTCGTTGACGCCCTCGAAGACGAGGGCCCACTCGACGCCGCTCTGCGCCAGGACGTCGCGGTCCACCCGGGAGAGCGCGTTGGGGCCGAGGCCGTCGTCGAGCACCCGGTTGCCGCCGGCGGCCTGGTTGAGGATGGCGGTGGAGGCCGTGTCCGGGCGGGAGCGCAGCCGGTCGAGCAGCTGGTCGGGCCAGCGGTTGTTGGCGTCGGTGGTGGAGCCCCGGCCGTCGGTGAGCGAGTCGCCCACGATGACGGCGGCCGCGGTGGTGTCCGGGGACCAGACCTCGACGCCGCTCAGGAAGTACCAGTGGGCGGCCGAGGCGGCACCGGCAAGGTCCTCGTCCCGCACGTGGTCACCGGCGAGCAGGTACGAGGTGGTCCGGGAGCCGGGGTGCGAGGTGACGCTGTTCGACGCCTGTCCGTCCGCCAGGTACACGGTCACCGTGAGGTTCGTCCCGGCCGCCACGTCGAAGTCCAGCGGGTCGGAGACCGCCTGCGCACCCACCGGGACGACGGTCGAGGCCTTGCCCGAGAAGGTCACCTTCCGCGAGGTCCCGGGCCGGATCGCGCTCGCGCCGGCCCTTCCCCCGGCAGGCAGCGCCACCGACACCGAGGTGAGCGGCAGGTCGGCGCCTCCGAAGGCGTTGGAGAACCGCAGCCGCACCTGCTTCCCGCCGACCGACACGTGGACGGTCTGGCGCAGGGTGGTGTCGTCGAGGACCTTGCCGTCCTGGTTGTAGGGGGCGGGCGGCATGTTGTTCGGCTCGGTCAGCTGCGGCATGGACGTCCAGGTGTTCACCCAGTGCGTCCCCGCCTGCCGTGCCCGCGCGGTGGCGCTCCGCCCGCTCCCGTCCTTCCCCGGGCCGCCTCCCGCGTCCGCGGCCCCGGCGGCGCCCACGGCACCGGCCGTCGCCAGGGTGGCCGCGAGCGCCACCGTCACGGCCAGACCGGCCTTCGAAAACTTTCGAGCCATGGACTGCTTCCCCTCGGACGAAGTGATCCCGCGCACGGCACGTGAACTTCCCTGCACGCTTCGGCGGCGACGGTAAGCGGGGCGTTTCGGGGGTGTCAATGGATCTCACTCGATCCGATACAACGCATGAAGTCCGCGAAAGTTTCGGCGAGTTGGGCATAAGGGGACGGGTCGCGACAGAGGCGGACCGCGGCAGGCCGGGCTCCCGGGCACTTCCGGAAGACCGGCCCGAGGCGACCCCGACCACCGTCCGGCGGACATGCGTACGGCCCCGACACGCGAGTGGCGTCGGGGCCGTACGGGTTCACCGATCGAGGAGCGCGGCTCCCCGTACTACGGCAGGTTGCGGGCCATGACGATGCGCTGGACCTGGTTCGTGCCCTCGTAGATCTGGGTGATCTTGGCGTCGCGCATCATGCGCTCGACCGGGTAGTCGCGGGTGTAGCCGTAGCCGCCGAGGAGCTGGACGGCGTCGGTGGTGACCTCCATCGCGACGTCGGAGGCGAAGCACTTGGCCGCGGCGCCGAAGAAGGTCAGGTCGCCGTCGAGGCGCTGGGACTTCGCGGCGGCGCTGTAGGTGAGCTGGCGGGCGGCCTCCAGCTTCATCGCCATGTCGGCGAGCATGAACTGGATGCCCTGGAAGTCGGCGATCGGCTTGCCGAACTGCTTGCGCTCCTGGACGTACCCCTTGGCGTAGTCCAGGGCGCCCTGGGCGATGCCGAGCGCCTGGGCCGCGATGGTGATGCGGGTGTGGTCCAGGGTCTTCATCGCGGTCGCGAAGCCGGTGCCCTCCTCGCCGATCATGCGGTCGGCGGGGATGCGGACGTTGTCGAAGTAGATCTCGCGGGTCGGGGAGCCCTTGATGCCGAGCTTCTTCTCCGGGGCGCCGAAGGAGACGCCCTCGTCGGACTTCTCGACGACGAACGCGGAGATGCCCTTGGACCGCTTCGTCGGGTCGGTGACGGCCATCACCGTGTAGTACTCGGAGACGCCCGCGTTGGTGATCCAGCGCTTCACGCCGTTGAGGACCCAGAAGTCGCCGTCGCGCACGGCCTTGGTCTTCATGCCGGCCGCGTCGGAGCCCGCGTCGGGCTCGGAGAGGGCGTACGAGAACATCGCGTCGCCCTTGGCGAGCGGCTCCAGGTACTTCTTCTTCAGCGCCTCGGAACCGGAGAGGATCACCGGGAGGGAGCCGAGCTTGTTCACCGCGGGGATCAGGGAGGAGGACGCGCAGGCGCGGGCCACCTCCTCGATCACGATGACCGTGGCGAGCGCGTCGGCACCCGCGCCGCCGTACTCCTCCGGCACGTGGACCGCGTGCAGGTCGGCGGCGACGAGAGCGTCCAGCGCCTCCTGCGGGAAGCGGCCCTCCTCGTCCACCGCCGCGGCGAACGGGGCGATCTTCGCCTCGGCGAGCGACCGGATCGTCTCGCGGAGCATCTCGTGCTCCTCGGCCGGACGGTAAAGGTCGAAATCGGTCGAACCCGCCAAGACGCTCACTCCCCAAAGACGCTAACTACCGTTCAGTAACCCAATTTTAGTCCCGGCCGCGCGCGATGGCCTACGACCAGGGCGCGTGAGCTTGACGACAGCGCGTGGCGGGGCGGTCGCAGCCGTTCCCGGAGGGGGACGAAGCGGTGTCCAGGGTGCGTAACGGGCGGAAATGGTGGCCGGGCGGGCCCGACTATGCTCGGCGAGGCACGTCCGTCCGTTTCATCCAGGAGCACCCATGGCCCTCAGGATCACTGTGATCGGCACCGGCTACCTCGGCGCCACCCATGCCGCGGCCATGGCCGAGCTGGGATTCGAGGTGCTCGGGCTCGACGTGGTGCCGGAGAAGATCGAGCTGCTCTCCGCGGGCCGGGTGCCGATGTACGAGCCGGGTCTGGAGGAGATCCTGCAAAAGCACGTGGCCGGGATTCCGGGCTCGTCCGGGCGGCTGCGGTTCACCACCTCCTGGGAGGAGGTGGGCGCCTTCGGCGACGTGCACTTCGTCTGCGTGAACACCCCGCAGAAGCACGGCGAGTACGCCTGCGACATGTCCTACGTGGACAGCGCCTTCGCCTCGCTGGCCCCGCATCTGACCCGCCCCGCACTGGTGGTCGGCAAGTCGACCGTGCCGGTCGGCTCGGCGGCCCGGCTGGCGAAGGTGCTGGCCGAGCTGGCGCCGGTGGGCGCCGACGCGGAGCTGGCCTGGAACCCGGAGTTCCTGCGCGAGGGCTTCGCCGTGAAGGACACCCTGCACCCGGACCGGATCGTCGTCGGGGTGGCGAGCGAGCGGTCCGAGAAGCTGCTGCGCGAGGTGTACGCCGTTCCGGTCGCGGAGGGCTCCCCCTTCGTGGTCACCGACTTCCCCACCGCCGAGCTGGTGAAGACCTCGGCGAACTCCTTCCTCGCCACCAAGATCTCGTTCATCAACGCGATGGCCGAGGTCTGCGAGGCGGCCGACGGCGACGTGGTGAAGCTGGCCGAGGCGATCGGCCACGACGAGCGGATCGGCTCGAAGTTCCTGCGGGCCGGTATCGGCTTCGGCGGCGGCTGCCTGCCCAAGGACATCCGGGCGTTCATGGCGCGCGCCGGTGAGCTCGGCGCCGACCAGGCGCTGACGTTCCTGCGCGAGGTGGACTCGATCAACATGCGCCGCCGCGGGCACATGGTGGAGCTGGCCCGGGAAGCCGTGGGCGGCAGCTCGTTCCTGGGCACCCGGGTGGCGGTGCTGGGCGCGACCTTCAAGCCCGACTCGGACGACGTACGCGACTCACCGGCGCTCAACGTGGCCGGTCAGATCCACCTCCAGGGCGGGCAGGTCACCGTCTTCGACCCGAAGGGCATGGACAACGCCCGCCGCCTCTTCCCGACCCTCGGGTACGCGGAGACCGCGCTGGACGCCGTGCGCGGCGCGGACGTGGTGCTGCACCTGACGGAGTGGCGCGAGTTCCGCGAGCTGGACCCGGAGGCGCTGGGCGAGGTCGCCGCGCACCGCATACTGCTGGACGGCCGCAACGCCCTGGACAGCGCGGTGTGGCGGGCGGCCGGCTGGACGTACCGGGCGATGGGCCGCCCGACCGCCTGAGCGCTCTCACGCAGTTGTCACGGACGTACGCCGAGAGGCCGCACCCGAGGGATCGGGGCGGCCTCTCGGCGTACGTACGGGGCGTCAGGCCTGGGGCTTGCCGTCCAACTGCTCGATGGTGGCGTGGGACGGGCTCCGGCGGAACTGGAGGTCGCGGGCGACCGCCTCCGCGTCGCGCAGCACGCGGACGGCGTTGCGCCAGGTGAGCTTGGCGAGGTCGGCCTCGGACCAGTTGCGGCGCAGCAGCTCCGCGATCAGGTTCGGGTAGCCGGAGACGTCCTCCAGGCCCTGCGGGAGGAACGCGGTGCCGTCGTAGTCGCCGCCGATGCCGATGTGGTCGACGCCGGCCACCTCGCGCATGTGGTCGAGGTGGTCCGCGATGGTGGCGACCGTGGCGAACGGGCGCGGGTTGGCTTCCTCGAAGTCCTCGTGGATCCGCATGGCCTGCGGGGAGGTGTCGAGGTGGTGCAGCCCGTGCTCGCGCATGTTCCGGTCGGCGGCGAGCGTCCACTCGACGGCGGCCGGCAGGACGAACTTGGGTACGAAGGTGGCCATCGCGACCCCGCCGTTGTCGCGCAGCTGGAGCAGCACGTCGTCGGGGACGTTGCGCGGGTGGTCGCAGACGGCGCGGGCCGAGGAGTGCGAGAAGACCACGGGCGCCTCGCTGGTGGCGATGGCGTCGCGCATCGTGCCGGGTGACACGTGCGACAGGTCGACGAGCATGCCGCAACGGTTCATCTCGCGGACGACCTCGCGGCCGAACTCGGAGAGGCCGCCGAGGCGCGCGACGTCGGTCGCGGAGTCCGCCCAGTCGAGGTTGTCGTTGTGCGTCAGCGTCATGTAGCGGACGCCGAGGGTGTGCAGGGCGCGGAGGGTGGCCAGCGAGTTGTTGATGGAGTGGCCGCCCTCGGCCCCCATCAGGGAGGCGATGCGTCCCTCGGTGCGGGCCGCCTCCATGTCGTCGGCGGTCAGCGCCCGGCGCAGGTGCGCGGGGTAGCGCGTCTGCATCTCGCCGACGATGTCGATCTGCTCCAGGGTGGCGCTGACCGCTTCGTCTCCGGCGAGGTCGGTGCGGACGTACACCGACCAGAACTGCGCGCCGACGCCGCCGCTGCGGAGCCGGGGCAGGTCGGTGTGGAGCAGGCCGGTCTGGTCCTGGGCGATGTCACGGGCGTTCAGGTCGTAGCCGGTCTGCTCACGCAGCGCCCAGGGGAGGTCGTTGTGACCGTCGACGACGGGGTGGACGGCGAGCAGGTCCCGGGCCCGCCGCAGGTACTCCGCCTGGTCGGCGTGGCCGGTGGGGTTCGCGTGGTCCATGGGAGCCGCCTACTTCCCGAAGCCGAAGGTGTCGGTGCCCTCGACCTTGGCCCGCAGCCGGCGGCCCTTCTCGGTGGCCTGTTCGTTCAGCTCGCCGAGGAAGGCGGTCATCCGGTCGCGGAGCGCCTCGTCGCCGGTGGCGAGGATGCGGGCGGCGAGGAGTCCGGCGTTGCGCGCACCGCCGACGGAGACGGTGGCCACCGGGATACCGGCGGGCATCTGCACGATGGAGAGCAGGCTGTCCATGCCGTCCAGGTACTTCAGCGGTACCGGGACGCCGATGACGGGCAGCGGGGTGACGGAGGCCAGCATGCCGGGGAGGTGGGCGGCGCCGCCGGCGCCCGCGACGATCGCCTTCAGGCCGCGGCCGGCCGCCTGCTCGCCGTACGCGATCATCTCGCGGGGCATCCGGTGGGCGGAGACGACGTCCACCTCGTACGCGATGCCGAACTCGTCCAGGGCCTGGGCGGCGGCCTCCATCACGGGCCAGTCGGAGTCCGAGCCCATGACGATGCCGAC includes the following:
- a CDS encoding acyl-CoA thioesterase; this translates as MTKLANRPEDGTSPEGGDGVGDIPGKPTEASRTTLSHIMTGSDTNLLGTVHGGVIMKLVDDAAGAVAGRHSGGPAVTASMDEMVFLEPVRVGDLVHVRAQVNWTGRSSMEVGVRVMAERWNESTPAQQVGSAYLVFAAVDADGRPRPVPPVIPTTERDKRRHQEAQIRRTHRLARRRAIKELREKRAADGIDEG
- a CDS encoding SGNH/GDSL hydrolase family protein; amino-acid sequence: MARKFSKAGLAVTVALAATLATAGAVGAAGAADAGGGPGKDGSGRSATARARQAGTHWVNTWTSMPQLTEPNNMPPAPYNQDGKVLDDTTLRQTVHVSVGGKQVRLRFSNAFGGADLPLTSVSVALPAGGRAGASAIRPGTSRKVTFSGKASTVVPVGAQAVSDPLDFDVAAGTNLTVTVYLADGQASNSVTSHPGSRTTSYLLAGDHVRDEDLAGAASAAHWYFLSGVEVWSPDTTAAAVIVGDSLTDGRGSTTDANNRWPDQLLDRLRSRPDTASTAILNQAAGGNRVLDDGLGPNALSRVDRDVLAQSGVEWALVFEGVNDIGTAEATEAVQQRTADDLIAAYDQIIVRAHTQGIRVYGATLTPFGGNDPYDDPDGYREQARQKVNAWIRTSGRFDSVVDFDKAARDPQNPRELLPAYSDADHLHLNPAGYAALAAAVPARLFHQEPLPRGFGFN
- a CDS encoding acyl-CoA dehydrogenase codes for the protein MAGSTDFDLYRPAEEHEMLRETIRSLAEAKIAPFAAAVDEEGRFPQEALDALVAADLHAVHVPEEYGGAGADALATVIVIEEVARACASSSLIPAVNKLGSLPVILSGSEALKKKYLEPLAKGDAMFSYALSEPDAGSDAAGMKTKAVRDGDFWVLNGVKRWITNAGVSEYYTVMAVTDPTKRSKGISAFVVEKSDEGVSFGAPEKKLGIKGSPTREIYFDNVRIPADRMIGEEGTGFATAMKTLDHTRITIAAQALGIAQGALDYAKGYVQERKQFGKPIADFQGIQFMLADMAMKLEAARQLTYSAAAKSQRLDGDLTFFGAAAKCFASDVAMEVTTDAVQLLGGYGYTRDYPVERMMRDAKITQIYEGTNQVQRIVMARNLP
- a CDS encoding dipeptidase, with the protein product MDHANPTGHADQAEYLRRARDLLAVHPVVDGHNDLPWALREQTGYDLNARDIAQDQTGLLHTDLPRLRSGGVGAQFWSVYVRTDLAGDEAVSATLEQIDIVGEMQTRYPAHLRRALTADDMEAARTEGRIASLMGAEGGHSINNSLATLRALHTLGVRYMTLTHNDNLDWADSATDVARLGGLSEFGREVVREMNRCGMLVDLSHVSPGTMRDAIATSEAPVVFSHSSARAVCDHPRNVPDDVLLQLRDNGGVAMATFVPKFVLPAAVEWTLAADRNMREHGLHHLDTSPQAMRIHEDFEEANPRPFATVATIADHLDHMREVAGVDHIGIGGDYDGTAFLPQGLEDVSGYPNLIAELLRRNWSEADLAKLTWRNAVRVLRDAEAVARDLQFRRSPSHATIEQLDGKPQA
- a CDS encoding LCP family protein produces the protein MSDRPGWTDDSDRYGRGSSAPEPEGARSMRRVQRPPAPQRAPQVPPQIPGRAPGQHQGQGRQGYGTPEAPRRDPYGQGDPYGQGGQAAPGYDGAYDSGYNTGQVYGSPQGPGQGPGHGPGGGGHGGRGGDGGYVQGRPAPDWRRRIKIGALALVVVVLAVSVSTYFWADSKLKREVDLSKVIDRPAEGEGTNYLIVGSDSREGMSAAEKKELHTGSAEGKRTDSMMILHNGSNGPTLVSLPRDSNVEIPSFVGSESGKKYEGTGRTVKLNAAYAEDGPELLVRTVEYNTGLHIDHYVEIGFGGFAKIVDAIGGVELDIPKAFKDKNSGADFQAGKQTLNGEQSLAFVRTRYAFAGSDLDRTKNQQKFLAALASQTATPSTLINPFKLYPVLGAGLDTLVVDKDMSLWSLARMFFAMKGVTGGDGTSMNIPLSGQSTSGGNLIWDKAKVKQLVEQLKNDDKVTVTGN
- a CDS encoding UDP-glucose/GDP-mannose dehydrogenase family protein, whose protein sequence is MALRITVIGTGYLGATHAAAMAELGFEVLGLDVVPEKIELLSAGRVPMYEPGLEEILQKHVAGIPGSSGRLRFTTSWEEVGAFGDVHFVCVNTPQKHGEYACDMSYVDSAFASLAPHLTRPALVVGKSTVPVGSAARLAKVLAELAPVGADAELAWNPEFLREGFAVKDTLHPDRIVVGVASERSEKLLREVYAVPVAEGSPFVVTDFPTAELVKTSANSFLATKISFINAMAEVCEAADGDVVKLAEAIGHDERIGSKFLRAGIGFGGGCLPKDIRAFMARAGELGADQALTFLREVDSINMRRRGHMVELAREAVGGSSFLGTRVAVLGATFKPDSDDVRDSPALNVAGQIHLQGGQVTVFDPKGMDNARRLFPTLGYAETALDAVRGADVVLHLTEWREFRELDPEALGEVAAHRILLDGRNALDSAVWRAAGWTYRAMGRPTA
- the purE gene encoding 5-(carboxyamino)imidazole ribonucleotide mutase, which translates into the protein MTDPRTAPVVGIVMGSDSDWPVMEAAAQALDEFGIAYEVDVVSAHRMPREMIAYGEQAAGRGLKAIVAGAGGAAHLPGMLASVTPLPVIGVPVPLKYLDGMDSLLSIVQMPAGIPVATVSVGGARNAGLLAARILATGDEALRDRMTAFLGELNEQATEKGRRLRAKVEGTDTFGFGK